Sequence from the Acidobacteriota bacterium genome:
GCCGCGGGTGTACGACAGGACGTTGGCCACCTGGAAGGTCTTGTCGAACTGGAACCAGTTGGTGCCGCCGGCGCCGAGGCCGCTGAAGGCGGTCGGGGAGAACGAGGGAATGCCCGAGTTGCCGTACACCACGTCGGCGTCGAATCCCGGTATGCCGAGGGCGGCTCCAGAGCCGGTGACGCCGTTGACGTAGTCGGCATTGACGGTGCTGAAATCGAGATCGTGATAGCCGATGCGGAAATCGTTGTGCAGATTCGTGCTGAGCGTGTGCGTGTAGGACGCCAGCCAGTTCTTGTTGACCCTGGGCTGGAACACGGCGACGCTCGCGATGGGCGATGGCGTCAGGACCTCGTCGCTCTCCATCCAGTTGTAGCGGAACGACAGGCGGATACGGTTGCCGAGGTTCTGATCGACCCGGGTGATGACCTGATTGTGCGAGTCGTTGTCGAGCGCCGGTCCCTGGTAGTTGGCCGCGGTCCCAGGCAGGTTGGCGCGTGGATAGAAGTCCATCAGTTCGAGGGCGATGGGCGACAGCATCGACGACGGGATGACGTTGCCCGGGAACGGCTGGCGCGTGAACGGATTGCGGATCGGCGTGGCGATCTCCGAGAAGTCGCCACGGCGCATCCGATCGGTCGGCACCGAGATGATGGGACTGGTCTGCCCCTTCTGGCGGACGCCTTCGACGGCAGCCATGAAGAAGGTGCGATTGCGTCCGTCGTAGAACGGCAGGACCACCGGGCCGTCGAACTGGACGCCGAACTGATCGCTGCTCTGCGGGTTCTTGGCCACGGCGCGATTGTCGAAGTACCCGCGCGCGTTGAGCGCCTCGCTGCGGTAGTACTCGTAGCCGGTCCCGTGGAACGTGTTGGTGCCGCTCTTGGTCACGACGTTGACGTTCACGCCGAGAAACGAGCCGTACTCGGCCGACGTGCTGCCCGTTTGCACCTGCACTTCCTCGACGGCCGCCTGGATGGGGCGCATGCTGGTCATCGCCAGCAGGTTGGAACTCGAACTGATGCCATCGAGCGTCATGTTGTTCTGGATGTTGCGCTGGCCGGCCCCGCGAAAGCTGTAGCCGATATCGCTCGAGTTGCCGCTCAGGACGCCGGGCGTCGTGCTGGCCAGGGCCCAGACGTTCCTGTCGGCCGTGGGCAACTCGGTGACCGCTCGTGAATCGATCGTCTGTGAGAGTGCCGCGCGGTCGGTGGCCAGGGTGGTCGACGCTCCTTCGACCACCACGGTCTCGGTGAGTGCGCCGACCTCGAGTACGGCATCGCGGCGGACCACCTGGTTGCCTGCAACCTCCACGCCCGTGGCTTGGTACGTCTTGAATCCCTGGAGGGCGACGCTGATCTCGTACCGCCCCAACGCGACATTGGGAATGGTGTACAGCCCCTCGCCGTTGGTGGTCACCTCGTAGGTGTCGCGCGTGCCGACGTTGACGGCGGTCACCGTCGCACCGGGAATCACGGCACCGCCGCTGTCGCGCACGGTCCCCACCAGGCCCGTCTGCGAGGCCAGCTGCGCAAGCGCCCCGGTCGGACACGCGACGCACAGCATCAACACCAAGAGAACTCGAACTCCGGACATCGTGTTGCTCCTTTCATCCGGGGGCGCGGCTGGCGCGACCCGGGTCTGACCGCTCATACTCGTCCGCTCGTCACGCCGACGACGACGCTCTCGATGCCGAGGGCATCGGCAATCCGCCGCAGCGTTCCGGCCCGATGACCCACGCCGAGCGCGAAATGGTGCGTCGGCCCCTCGGCCACCCATTGCTTGAGAAACGTCCGCACGTCGGGCTTGAAGAAGCCGCGCGTGTTGGTGTTGCCCGTCGCCGGGATCGGTCCGGCCACGCTCTCGCCCTCGGCGAGGATGAACTTGAACGTGCCCCGCGCCGTCACGCCGATGCTCAGCATGGTGATCGGGCCTTCGCGGATCTTGAACTCCACGCTGGCACCGCGCCCGGGCTTGCCGTGGTACGCCGCCAGGCTGCGCAGCGAGGGCCGACCCTGCGCGATGTTGATGTGGTGCGGACCGTCGTGCCCGACGAGCACGAAGCCCTCGCGGAAATCGACCGGATGGAACTCCGCGAAGCTGCCGCCGATGTCGATGCGGTCCATCAGCAGCATGGCGATACAGGTCTTGAGGTCGGATTCGCCGCACATCGGGAAGCCAGCCGCCGTGAGCAGGGAGTTGCCCACGATCAAGTTGGTCACGATGTGCCGCAGTTGGCTGCCTGGCTGCCCGGCGTAGTAATAGGCCAGGCCGTCCAGGTCGTGGTGGACCACGAACCGCTCGAGCGTCGCGGCCACGCGCGCGGCCACCTCCAGGTCCTCGTCGGTCAGCCGGCGGGTCAGCGGATCGGCGCCGGGGTCCGGCGTGTCGAACAACGCGAGAATCTCGTCGACCTTGCGACGCACCTCCTCGTCGGTCACCGCCGCGGCCAGCGACAGGAGATCGTCGGCTTCGGTCTGCACGATGTGGCAGCCGAAGGCGGCGGTGAGCGCCGCCTGGTCTGTCTGCATATCGAGCATGTGCTCGATGGGATGGCCGAAGTGCCCGATCCGCGCGGTCCGGACGTCGCGGAGGGCCATCGCTACATCGCACCAGTCGGCAAGGTCGGCCTCGGCCTCGGGGTCGTTCTCGAGCGTCCCGAGAACGACGGGCGGCGGCCGCCGGCCCATGCGGATGGCGACGCCGGTGAACTCCGGGACAGAGCAGAAGTCGTCGTTGGCCAACTGCATGTGCGTCGTCGCACGCGCGTAGTCCAGGGCAGCGAGCGGCTGGAGGGCCACCAGCACGATCGGCACATCGAGGTTGCGAACGATGTTCGCGAAGGTGGCCGACGTCGCATACGTCAACATGTCGCAGAACACGATGTCGAGGTCGGCAGCCTTGAGGCGCGGCAGGACCGCGTACGCGTCCTGCGCCTTGTCGACCATCCCGAAGTTGGTCACGCGGACGCCGCGTCGTTCCAGCCTGGCGACGAGCACGTCCAGCTTCGCGAGCAGTTCCTCGAGCAATCCGGGGAACTGTGCCCAGTAGACGTGGTAGCCGACGCCGAACACGCCGACGTGCGCTCCACGAGGTTTGCGGCGCGGAATGGTCACGGCAAGTGTCCTCGGATATCGTCCGAGGCGACCGACCGCTGGCTGGCGATGACGAGCCACGCGATCGGGTACACCACGGCGGAGATGAGAAAGACGGGCGCGAAGCCGAATCGATCGACGACCGGACCCGTGATGAGATTGGACAGCATGGCGGCCACGCCACCGGCCATGCCGGTCAGGCCGACTGCCGTCGCCACGGCCCCGGATTCCACCGTGTCGGTGATCAGCGTGATGAAGTTGGCGATCCAGATCCCGTGCGCGAGCATGAGCACCGACATCAACGCGATGGCCACGCCAGGACCGTTGGCCACGACGACAAACCAGGAGGCCGGCGTGAACAGCGCCGCCCCCAGCATCCACGCCAGACGCGCTCGTCGCGGCGACCAGCCGCGCTGGACGAGCAGGTCTGACAGGCGCCCGCCGACGATGGTCGACAGGCCGACGGCGAGGAACGGGATCCAGGTCAGTGCGCCGATCTGCGCGAGCGACATGCCACGCTCGCGCGACAGGTACTGGGGAATCCAGAACATGTACAGGTAGAAGACCGGATCGAAGCAGAAGCGGGCCGCGACCAGCCTGGCCACGGCTGGTCGCGCGAGCAGATCACGGAACCGCACGCCGGAGCCTGCCGAAGGCGCGGCATGCACGGATGGCAGCCCGCGCGTGGCCAGCGTCCAGGCGACAAGCCATGCCATACCGAGCACGGCAGTGACGGCGAACGCGCCGCGCCACCCGAGCGTCTCGGCCCACCACGCCGTCAGCGGAGGCGCGAGCACGGCGCCGAACGCGGAACCGCCGTTGGCCACGCCCACGGCCAGCGCACGCCGGTGTGCGGGCATCCATTCGATGGCGCCCTTGGTCGCGCCGGGGAAGCACGCGCCTTCGCCTACGCCGAGCGCAAAGCGCGCGGCCCCGAGGCTCCACGCACCGGTCGCCAGCGCATGCGCGGCACTGGCCAGCGACCACACGCCGACGGCCAACCCCAGGCCGAGACGCGTGCCGAGCGCATCGAGCACGCGACCGCCCACGGCGAACATCACGGTGTAACTGGCGACAAACGCCGTCACGACGCGCGCGTACGTCGTGTTGCTCATCGTGAACTCGTCCACCAGCGTCGGTGCCAGCACGCTGAGCACCTGGCGATCCAGGAAGCTCAATGCCGTGGCACAGAACAGCAGGCCACAGAGGACCCAGGCGCGCGTTGTCGAGGGGAGGGACGCCTCGCTCATGCGCGCGTACCCCGCGTCCCCGATTCGCGGCGCTCGGCCGACGCCAGCGGCGGACCGGCCAGGACCACCACCCCGGCCACCTTCATCGCGCGTGAACGCATTGCGTCACATTCCTCCAGTGACAATCACGGACACGCGTTCACGGGATGAACGCGTCCGCCCCACTCGCACGACGTGCGAACCTCTCGTCAGTAGTCCACGACGGCGGACACGACCAACTCGAGCGTCCGCCTCACTCCGGTCTCGACGTCAGGAGGCGGATCGTGAAACTGATCGTGGGGATGCAACCGCCACGTGGCGCGGCTTCCGTCATACGGCACGTTCTGCGGCAGACCCCGTGCAGTCCATTGGTACTGCGCGTCCACGCCGCCGATCTTCCAGACCACCAGGTCGAGCGAGGGAACGACGTAGAGCCCGTAGCCATTGGTTCCGGACTTGAAGTACGCATCACGCGGGGCGCCAGCCAGGTGCCCGTCCTGGTTCGACGTGAACTGGAAGCTGTACATCGTGTGCGGGTTGTAGGGTGACGGCCTGGACGCGTGCTCGATGAAGCTTGCCGGCACGAGCTGCTGATTGCCCCAGCGTCCCTTGTGGAGCAGCATGTATCCGTAGCGAAGCATGTCCGTTGCCCGCACCGCGACACCGCCACCTCCCGGTGTGTTGGTCTGGGGCGTGCCATCGGCGGATGGCGGCCAGCCCCAGGGGCCCCATTGCATCGGCGTGGCCAGCTTCTCCCGAAGATAGTCCTCCATCAGTTGCCCGGTCACGCCGTGCACGAGGATGGACAGGACGTGGGTTGCCGAGGTGGAGTACACGTACCCGCCACCAGGCGCTGTCCACATCGGCGCACGCAGAGCACGGAGATCCCGGCCGAGCGACGGATCTGCGGCCGGCCCGGGTGCCAACGGGACCGCCTCTGAATCGACGTACCCGAAGCGGGGAACCGTGGGCGGTGCGCCGCCGCTGGCGTACTCGGACATGCCCGAACTCATCGCCAGCAACTGCCCCAGCGTGATATCGGCTTTTCTCGGGTCACTGAGCGGAAAGGCGTCTGGCAGGTACGTCCGCGTGAACACCTTGGTGTCCAGCCCATCGGGTAACCGATCGCGGTGATCTCGCAACATGATGCCGCACGCGATGGCGGTGAACGTCTTCCCGATGGATGCCGTGGACGGTGTGACATCACGAGACGCTCGGCCGAAGTATCGTTCGTAGACGAGCCACCCGCGCCTGATGACCAGCAATCCACCGTGTTGACTCGTCCGCTTCGCGTACTCGAACGCCCCATCGAGCCTGTTGACGTCGATGCCGGCGACCTGTCGCACCTGACCGGGATCTGCCAGCGTTCGCCACCCGCCCGCGCTGTCGGGTGGCGGGTAATAGACCTGAGCCGATACCGGTGCCTGGTCCTCGGAATCGGACACCGTACCGTCGATGCGTCCCGTGATGCCCTGGCCCGGTGACGGCTGGACGGCAAGGCACGAGAGAAGGCCGACGACGACTACCGATCGAATGATCTGTTGGCTGCGCGACAACGCGTCGTGAAACATCATCACTCCTCGAACAATCACACCGGTCACGGGACTGGCAGCGGACGGGTCGGTGCAGGCGTCCCGACGCGTGCCCGCAGCACGCGATCCGATTCGACGTGGGCATCCATCTCGCGCAACTGCTGCGTCTTCAACATCACGCCGATCGGCATGGCCGGGTCGTTGGACCAGAAGACGCCGGTGTCCTCGCGCACGCTGTACTGGTACCCGACCTTGTCGCCATAGATCCGCGTCAGCAGGCGGCCGTTGTCGAGCCGGTCCTGCCAATGCAGCACCGCATACGCCAGATCGATCTCCTGCACGAGCACGGGGTCCGCCGTCGTCTGCGCCGCCACCTGCCCGGCGGGATTGAAGATGGTCGCGTTGTCGCGCGGCGTCGCGGTCACCACCCAGTAGCGATATCGCTCGGCGAATCCCGCGGGGCGGATCGTCTGCGGACTGGCGCTCGGGATGACGACGATCTCTGCCCCACCCGCTGCCACCGCTGCGAACCCGTCGTCATAACTCATGTCCCAGCAGATCTGGACGGCAACCTTGCCGAAGTCCGCCGTGAACACCGGAAAGGTCCGGCCGGGCGTGATGCCGTTCTCGAGCTGGTCGCTCCCCAGTCGGCCGACCGGATGTACCTTGTCGTACACGCCGACGAGCGCGCCCGCGCGATCGAGGACGGCGGCGCTGTTGGTGTAGTGGCCGTCGACCGCGCGAATCAGCGGCACGACGAGATACGTCCGGTGCGCGCGCGCCATCGCGGCCATCCGGGTCAGCACCACGCCCTCGAGGGCGACGGCCTTGTCGGCCGCCGTCGCGTCGCGGCCCCGCTTGTCGGTCTGAATCGCGTGTTCGGGCAGCACGACGAGGTCGAGCCTGCCACCGTGGCCGTGCCGGGCCCGATCCGCGGCAGCGGCGATGACCTCTTCGGCCTGCGACAGCCGGGCGTCCAACACCCCGGTGAAGTGCTTCATCACCGTGGCCACCACGACCTTCCGCGGCGCGTCAGCGCTCCGGGGCGGCGTCGCCGGCCCGCGATGCTGGGCCGACGCCAGCGGCAGACCAGCGAGCAGTACCACCCCCGCCATCGTCATCACCCGTGAACGCATCGCGTCACTCCCTCAGAGCCGACGGATCTTCACCTCGTTCACTTGGTGAACGCGGTGAGATGAGCGCGTGACCCCATGAACCTCTTGATGTTGCGAACCTTGAATCTGCTGTGGAATACTCCGCGCCTGTTGAGTGACTGTCAATGGCCCATGTGTTCGCAAGATGAACACCGTGCCGTCCACTGACATGACCACGGCTGCGCGTAACGGTCCGGTGTTGAACACGCTCGCGAGGGGTCCGGCCGTGCTTCGTAGTTTCGAAGCGTTCGGCCGGCCGGCGACGAGGACTGAGGTCGCCGCCGCCGTGGCGATGAATCGGATGACGTCGTGCTGCCGCGCGACAACTGGCGAGCCTGCTACCCCCATGCGAAACCTCGAGCTGACGCGTTCACGCCTCTCCATCTGTGCCGGGCTGGTCATGATGCTGCTGGCCGGCGGCTGCCGTCGCCAGCCGGCCCTGCCACCGGGCAGTCCCGACAACGGCGGACTCGCCCTGCCGGACGGCTTCGAGGCCGTCGTCGTGCACGAGGGCGTGGGTCGCGCGCGACACCTCGCCGTGAGCGATGCGGGCGACATCTACGTGAAACTGCGCGTGCCACAGCCCAAGGGCCTGGTGGCGCTGCGTGACGCCGACGGCGACGGACGCGCCGAGCAGATGGAGGTGTTCGGTGCCTACGAGGACGTCGGGGACTACGGCACCGCGATGCGCATCCATGAGGGCCATCTGTACTTCACCACGGCCTCCGAGGTGTTCCGGCAACGCCTCACGCCGGGGCAACTCGTCCCCGACAGCCCGGTCGAACTGGTCCTGAAGCACGACACGACACGCGTCAAGCCGTACGAGCACGTCGCGATGCCGGTGGCCTTCGACAACGCCGGACATCTGTACGTGCCCTTTGGCGCGCCCGGCGATGTCTGCCAGGAGTTCAATCGCCGGCCTGGCGCGCCCGGTCTCGATCCATGTCCCGAACTCGAATGGCATGGCGGCATCTGGCAGTTCGACGCGCACAAGATCGGGCAGACCGAGCGTGATGGCCGCCGGTATGCAACGGGCGTTCGCAGCGCCGTCGCCATGGCGTGGAACGACGCGGTCGGCGCGTTATATGCCGTGCAGCACGGCCGCGGCCTGCTCTACCAATCCTGGCCGGACCGCTACTCCCGCTGGGCCAGCGCGCTGCTGCCGGCCGAGGAGTTCTTCAAGGTCACCGAGGGCTTCGACGGCGGGTGGCCGTACTACTACTACGACCAGGTGCAGGGCCGGAAGCTGCTCAATCCAGAGTACGGCGGCGATGGCCACGCGGAGGGCAACGGTCGTTCGTTGACCCCGCCGATTCTCGCCTTTCCCGGACACTTCGCACCCAACGATCTGGTGTTCTACACCGGCGATCAGTTTC
This genomic interval carries:
- a CDS encoding carbon-nitrogen hydrolase family protein, which encodes MRSRVMTMAGVVLLAGLPLASAQHRGPATPPRSADAPRKVVVATVMKHFTGVLDARLSQAEEVIAAAADRARHGHGGRLDLVVLPEHAIQTDKRGRDATAADKAVALEGVVLTRMAAMARAHRTYLVVPLIRAVDGHYTNSAAVLDRAGALVGVYDKVHPVGRLGSDQLENGITPGRTFPVFTADFGKVAVQICWDMSYDDGFAAVAAGGAEIVVIPSASPQTIRPAGFAERYRYWVVTATPRDNATIFNPAGQVAAQTTADPVLVQEIDLAYAVLHWQDRLDNGRLLTRIYGDKVGYQYSVREDTGVFWSNDPAMPIGVMLKTQQLREMDAHVESDRVLRARVGTPAPTRPLPVP
- a CDS encoding c-type cytochrome gives rise to the protein MRNLELTRSRLSICAGLVMMLLAGGCRRQPALPPGSPDNGGLALPDGFEAVVVHEGVGRARHLAVSDAGDIYVKLRVPQPKGLVALRDADGDGRAEQMEVFGAYEDVGDYGTAMRIHEGHLYFTTASEVFRQRLTPGQLVPDSPVELVLKHDTTRVKPYEHVAMPVAFDNAGHLYVPFGAPGDVCQEFNRRPGAPGLDPCPELEWHGGIWQFDAHKIGQTERDGRRYATGVRSAVAMAWNDAVGALYAVQHGRGLLYQSWPDRYSRWASALLPAEEFFKVTEGFDGGWPYYYYDQVQGRKLLNPEYGGDGHAEGNGRSLTPPILAFPGHFAPNDLVFYTGDQFPERYRQGAFIAFHGSTNRTPYSQAGYFVAFVPFADGMPSGPWEVFADGFSGVTPIPNTSDAVMRPVGLAQGPDGSLYVSDSVKGRIWRVMFTGDRTSFGPAHLARMATHMDLPHVRTPDETADVLGREQLDAGGKLYATYCSSCHQPNGKGDGARYPPLAHTSRVRGDKGALIDVVLHGLQGPTTVAGVAYNGVMPPHAFLSDDDVAHLLTYIRRSFGNLARPVEAADVAEVRARSGAQRPAR
- a CDS encoding L-fucose/L-arabinose isomerase family protein, yielding MTIPRRKPRGAHVGVFGVGYHVYWAQFPGLLEELLAKLDVLVARLERRGVRVTNFGMVDKAQDAYAVLPRLKAADLDIVFCDMLTYATSATFANIVRNLDVPIVLVALQPLAALDYARATTHMQLANDDFCSVPEFTGVAIRMGRRPPPVVLGTLENDPEAEADLADWCDVAMALRDVRTARIGHFGHPIEHMLDMQTDQAALTAAFGCHIVQTEADDLLSLAAAVTDEEVRRKVDEILALFDTPDPGADPLTRRLTDEDLEVAARVAATLERFVVHHDLDGLAYYYAGQPGSQLRHIVTNLIVGNSLLTAAGFPMCGESDLKTCIAMLLMDRIDIGGSFAEFHPVDFREGFVLVGHDGPHHINIAQGRPSLRSLAAYHGKPGRGASVEFKIREGPITMLSIGVTARGTFKFILAEGESVAGPIPATGNTNTRGFFKPDVRTFLKQWVAEGPTHHFALGVGHRAGTLRRIADALGIESVVVGVTSGRV
- a CDS encoding serine hydrolase, with translation MFHDALSRSQQIIRSVVVVGLLSCLAVQPSPGQGITGRIDGTVSDSEDQAPVSAQVYYPPPDSAGGWRTLADPGQVRQVAGIDVNRLDGAFEYAKRTSQHGGLLVIRRGWLVYERYFGRASRDVTPSTASIGKTFTAIACGIMLRDHRDRLPDGLDTKVFTRTYLPDAFPLSDPRKADITLGQLLAMSSGMSEYASGGAPPTVPRFGYVDSEAVPLAPGPAADPSLGRDLRALRAPMWTAPGGGYVYSTSATHVLSILVHGVTGQLMEDYLREKLATPMQWGPWGWPPSADGTPQTNTPGGGGVAVRATDMLRYGYMLLHKGRWGNQQLVPASFIEHASRPSPYNPHTMYSFQFTSNQDGHLAGAPRDAYFKSGTNGYGLYVVPSLDLVVWKIGGVDAQYQWTARGLPQNVPYDGSRATWRLHPHDQFHDPPPDVETGVRRTLELVVSAVVDY
- a CDS encoding TonB-dependent receptor, with protein sequence MSGVRVLLVLMLCVACPTGALAQLASQTGLVGTVRDSGGAVIPGATVTAVNVGTRDTYEVTTNGEGLYTIPNVALGRYEISVALQGFKTYQATGVEVAGNQVVRRDAVLEVGALTETVVVEGASTTLATDRAALSQTIDSRAVTELPTADRNVWALASTTPGVLSGNSSDIGYSFRGAGQRNIQNNMTLDGISSSSNLLAMTSMRPIQAAVEEVQVQTGSTSAEYGSFLGVNVNVVTKSGTNTFHGTGYEYYRSEALNARGYFDNRAVAKNPQSSDQFGVQFDGPVVLPFYDGRNRTFFMAAVEGVRQKGQTSPIISVPTDRMRRGDFSEIATPIRNPFTRQPFPGNVIPSSMLSPIALELMDFYPRANLPGTAANYQGPALDNDSHNQVITRVDQNLGNRIRLSFRYNWMESDEVLTPSPIASVAVFQPRVNKNWLASYTHTLSTNLHNDFRIGYHDLDFSTVNADYVNGVTGSGAALGIPGFDADVVYGNSGIPSFSPTAFSGLGAGGTNWFQFDKTFQVANVLSYTRGTHNIRAGFDLRRLETGRRAANTPRGSFTFNGDMTGYSMADFMLGLPRTVVTSSDQIPGHVGGWRNGLFVNDVWQIGPKVTLSLGLRYELNTPVQTYSGYATELDDTRTQIIPATLPSPGFEFHEPNKTDIAPRIGATYRLSDKTVLRAGWGIYSNPNQMNSFTFLTNNPPLAARTTYTNDPANPTMSLSQPTGVVGPAGPPNMVTPNRDLPNARKNQWSVDVQHELFKATVVELQYLASRTTHLDRSYYANTPLPGPGAIDPRRPNQLFREIRVIENDLVSDYDAVTAVVRRRMTAGLALNAHYTWSRTRDMADHSNAGGRIVNNYDIWSDYGPASWDVPHRLVISGIYELPFFRDSDSAWVRTLAGGWQVSGVATFQSGTPLNVVIQGDRANVGSPNQRPDVLRDVSLNCRPNPSGLGLVDCIDPAAFAMPAQYTFGNAPRNMLRGPGYSRTDLSIMKTFAFAGRYRLTAQAQILNVFNEVNWGAPNTTLGAANFGRITSALDMRTAELGIRFNF
- a CDS encoding MFS transporter, with product MSEASLPSTTRAWVLCGLLFCATALSFLDRQVLSVLAPTLVDEFTMSNTTYARVVTAFVASYTVMFAVGGRVLDALGTRLGLGLAVGVWSLASAAHALATGAWSLGAARFALGVGEGACFPGATKGAIEWMPAHRRALAVGVANGGSAFGAVLAPPLTAWWAETLGWRGAFAVTAVLGMAWLVAWTLATRGLPSVHAAPSAGSGVRFRDLLARPAVARLVAARFCFDPVFYLYMFWIPQYLSRERGMSLAQIGALTWIPFLAVGLSTIVGGRLSDLLVQRGWSPRRARLAWMLGAALFTPASWFVVVANGPGVAIALMSVLMLAHGIWIANFITLITDTVESGAVATAVGLTGMAGGVAAMLSNLITGPVVDRFGFAPVFLISAVVYPIAWLVIASQRSVASDDIRGHLP